TCTGGTTCGCGGAGAACCTCGGCACCCTGGCCGGCGCCTGGGCCTATCCTAGCCAGCGCGACGGCTGGCACATGGTGTCTATCGGCAAGCTGGGCGCCTGGTACCTGCTGATGCTGCTCAGCTACGTGCTGGTGACGGCGGTGCATCGGCCCGCGTTTCCCCCTGTGGGGGAGGTGTCGGCGAAGCCGACGGAGGGGGGAGTTTGCTAATGTGGGTCCACTCCCCCCACCGGCGCCTTCGCGCCGCCTCCCCCACAGGGGGAGGACTTCTACTTCGCCTTCCAGATCGGCTTGCCGTCTCCCGGCAGGCCCAGGCGCGCCCATTTCTCGCTGACCGTGTCGATCACCGCCTGATCCATGCGGATCTCCTCGCCCCACTCGCGGTGGGTCTCGGGGGGCAGCTTGTCGGTCGCGTCCAGGCCGATCTTCGACCCCAGGCCGCTCTCAGGGCTGGCGAAGTCGAGATAGTCGATCGGGGTGTGCTCGATCACCGTGATGTCCCGCGCCGGGTCCATCTTGGTGCTGATCGCCCACATCACGTCCTTCCAGTCGCGGGCGTTGATGTCGTGGTCCACGACGATCACCCACTTGGTGTACATGAACTGGCGCAGATAGCTCCAGACGCCCAGCATCACCCGCTTGGCGTGACCCGGATAGGCCTTCTTCATCGACACCACGGCGATGCGATAGGAGCAGCCCTCGGGCGGCAGCCAGAAGTCGACGATCTCGGGGAACTGCTGGCGGATCAGCGGAATGAACACCTCGTTCAGCGCTTCTCCGAGCACGGACGGTTCGTCCGGCGGCCGGCCGGTGAAGGTGGTCAGATATATCGGCTGCTTGCGCATGGTGATCGCCGTCACCTGGAAGACCGGGAACTTCTCGACGCTGTTGTAGTAGCCGGTGTGGTCGCCGTAGGGGCCTTCATCCTCGTATTCGTCGAGCAGGACGTGGCCTTCGATGACGATCTCGGCGTGGGCCGGCACCATCAGCGGTACGGTCTTGGCGGGCACCAGGTCGACCTTGGCGCCGCGCAGCAGGCCGGCGAACTGGTACTCGCTGAGGGTGTCGGGCACCGGCGTCACGGCGGCCAGGATCGTGCCGGGATCGGCGCCCAGCACGGCGCAGGCGGGCAGGGG
The window above is part of the Caulobacter soli genome. Proteins encoded here:
- a CDS encoding UbiD family decarboxylase, with protein sequence MAYRSLREFIDVLEAKGELVRVTEPVSTVLEMTEIQTRLLATGGPAVLFENVILPDGSRSPMPALANLFGTVKRVAMGVTLGGEPRTTAGELREVGELLAFLRQPQPPKGLKDAWDMLPLAKTVMAMRPGTVKKAPVQEVVLTGDDIDLTKLPVQTCWPGEPAPLITWPLVVTKGPGKDREDDFNLGIYRMQVLGKDRCIMRWLAHRGGAQHYARHKKAGKREPLPACAVLGADPGTILAAVTPVPDTLSEYQFAGLLRGAKVDLVPAKTVPLMVPAHAEIVIEGHVLLDEYEDEGPYGDHTGYYNSVEKFPVFQVTAITMRKQPIYLTTFTGRPPDEPSVLGEALNEVFIPLIRQQFPEIVDFWLPPEGCSYRIAVVSMKKAYPGHAKRVMLGVWSYLRQFMYTKWVIVVDHDINARDWKDVMWAISTKMDPARDITVIEHTPIDYLDFASPESGLGSKIGLDATDKLPPETHREWGEEIRMDQAVIDTVSEKWARLGLPGDGKPIWKAK